The Deltaproteobacteria bacterium sequence TCTTTCTTGCATCGGAACGCGCCAACTGGATCTCGGGCGCGTGCATCAACGTCGACGGCTGTCAGTCGCGGTCGCTGATCTGAAACCTCACAAACGCGTTTCCAGGTCCTTGAATTCCTTGTTCAAGGCCTCCACTTCCTCCTTGGCATTCGTCTTGTACTGAACCACCTTGGCCAGTTCCTCGATGGTGGGCAACATCAGTTGCCGGTGCGGCACTCCACTCTTCGCGCGCGTATGGATGTGGTAGATGCCGTTGTCGTCCATGTGCCCGGTCTCCTTGCCGCTCAAGACCTGGATCGCCATGTTCAGGTCCGCGATCATCTTCTTGGCTTTCCCGTCCAGGACCGTCAGCCGCTGCTTGGCTGCCAGGAACCTCAGGAAATTCGCACCGATCTTCTCTTCCAGTTGTCCCATCGCATCGCTCCCTCGGTTGGTACCCCCTTGCTCGCCGGCCGCCGGGCCGACGACTGCCAGACAATATGAAGGATCGGGACGGAATTCAAGACTACCTCCCCCTTGAGGCCGCCTCTTCATTCTGGTTAGGTAAAAATGGAGGCAAAAAATGAAAAGAACCATGCTCACCGTCGCCGTGGCGTTCCTGCTCCTCGCCCACGCCGCCGGCGCCCAACAACTCCAAAAGGCCGTCTTCGCCGGCGGCTGCTTCTGGTGTGTCGAGTCGGACTTCGACAAGGTACCCGGCGTGGTCTCGACCGTCTCCGGCTACAGCGGCGGCAAGACCGCCGACCCCACCTACCGGCAGGTCACGCGCGGCGGCACGGGCCACTACGAGGTGGTGGAGATCACCTACGACCCGGCCAAGGTCAGCTACGACGCGCTCCTGACCGTCTTCTGGCACTCGGTGGATCCCACCGACGACG is a genomic window containing:
- the msrA gene encoding peptide-methionine (S)-S-oxide reductase MsrA, with the translated sequence MKRTMLTVAVAFLLLAHAAGAQQLQKAVFAGGCFWCVESDFDKVPGVVSTVSGYSGGKTADPTYRQVTRGGTGHYEVVEITYDPAKVSYDALLTVFWHSVDPTDDGGQFCDRGQSYETAVFVANDEERRLAEASKAAAQKQLDRPIVTPILPAGPFFAAEDYHQDYYKKNPVRYRYYRFSCGRNSRVKDVWGERAYEGIPGHG